tcaagaattaatagattaaaaggatgaaataatgtttaaatttatgaatttaattatttttgtatttttgtttgaaaaataatttatttttgacataaatgtttttttattattttaaatatttatacataaattttaaaagagagaattatttttacagTAAAATAATGAGGGTATTTTTGGTAAGGTAAAAGAAAGAATGGATggattaatttcaaatattgggttatcttttaatcaaataacccaaaaatcaattttctcgCAATTTGGGCAGGATTTTCCTGGTTTGTTTGGTAACTCAGAAAATAATGCAAGCCCTTGTTTAAATAAATTCTCTTCTTTGCAGAGAAGTCGAAAGCACCATCCACGCCGGTGTCATCATCGGCAGCCATGGAGTTCCAGGTGAAGCATGCATCCGGTTCACCGTCGTCCTCAACCTCCACAGACGCAAATTCCAACTCCAACCCCATCAACCAAGATCCAATGCAGTCATGGTGGGAGTCCATCTCTAAAGCCCGCGCTCGCATTCACGCCCTCTCCTCCATCCTCTCTTCTCCCTCACCTTCCATCTCCTCCCTTGCCGACTCCGACCGCCCCGCTCGATCTCTCCTCCAATCCCCAGACGTATACGACGCCGTGTGCTCCTCCCTCTTCTCCCCTCAATCCGGATCGGGCCCTGACCCCATCTGCCAGTGGCTCTACGAAACCTTCCAGTCCTCTGACCCCGATCTCCGCCTCGTCGCCCTCTCATTTATTCCTCTTGTCTCCGGCCTCTACCTCTCCCGCGTCGTCGATTCCCGAGCCGCCTCCCTGGCCGGGTTCGAGGCGGTTCTGCTAGCTCTCTACGCTTCCGAGTTGAAGGCCCGTGGCGGAAAGCCGGTGTCAATATCCATTCCTGATCTTTCTCAGCCGTCTCTGTACCATACTCCGAGGAGTAGGCCGAGTTCGATGGCTCCGACAGGGCATTTTATCGGGTTGGCATCGCCGCCGCTGGAGCCGCAGAGCGAGGTGAAGTCAACCAAAAGGGCGTGCATTGTGGGGGTGGCGCTGGATTGCTACTACAAGCAGATTTCGCAGATGCCGAGCTGGTCGAAGCTGGACCTCTGCCGGTTCGCGGCGGCGTGGGCCGGGCAGAACTGCCCTTGCAAAGCCGAGTTTGATCGTGATGAGGATGCGGAGATTGATGGGTTTTCAGAGATTAGGGTTTTGGAAGGCGATGAGGTTGAGGGGTGTGTGGAGGATGTGGGGAAATTGAGGATTGCGGAGGAACGTTCCAATTCGGGTTCCGAAGGGGCAAGGATTCCACTGCCTTGGGAGCTTTTGCAGCCTACATTGCGGATTATCGGTCACTGTCTGTTGGCTCCTCTCAATTCGCAAGATGTGAAAGATGCCGCATCAGTGGCAGTGAGGTGTTTGTATGCCAGGGCTTCTCACGATTTGCTTCCACAGGCAATCTTGGCCACGCGGAGCCTGGTTCAGCTTGATAAGAGAG
The window above is part of the Vitis riparia cultivar Riparia Gloire de Montpellier isolate 1030 chromosome 12, EGFV_Vit.rip_1.0, whole genome shotgun sequence genome. Proteins encoded here:
- the LOC117926236 gene encoding uncharacterized protein LOC117926236 produces the protein MEFQVKHASGSPSSSTSTDANSNSNPINQDPMQSWWESISKARARIHALSSILSSPSPSISSLADSDRPARSLLQSPDVYDAVCSSLFSPQSGSGPDPICQWLYETFQSSDPDLRLVALSFIPLVSGLYLSRVVDSRAASLAGFEAVLLALYASELKARGGKPVSISIPDLSQPSLYHTPRSRPSSMAPTGHFIGLASPPLEPQSEVKSTKRACIVGVALDCYYKQISQMPSWSKLDLCRFAAAWAGQNCPCKAEFDRDEDAEIDGFSEIRVLEGDEVEGCVEDVGKLRIAEERSNSGSEGARIPLPWELLQPTLRIIGHCLLAPLNSQDVKDAASVAVRCLYARASHDLLPQAILATRSLVQLDKRAREAAKAAAAANPASNSNTPSKAKKPEVFLVAK